In Deinococcus ficus, a single genomic region encodes these proteins:
- a CDS encoding sensor histidine kinase, whose product MWPRLPSTPRGWLRELFPPPAFPLSNRTVWTVALTVLVTALLADVLTPASLAVGTVLSASVAFAALGTSKRAVWQLMVLAVLANIVAGLWNGCRDGLQPEHLANRAVSILAVLLVGFLSLRAREASERAASLAHEEHELARERARRQLAEDLGGPLGQAEFVDRAAGALLRLTGASSVEIGAVDRAVLVQPYALALSADLAPQDHPSRLGTRVPLDFLAHPVGTGDMWAAEGGHVHLARLRRPTDGDLLLILTGPRTPPSRTAMAIRAMQPLLERTALLDDLRRNREQLAERGELLRDLVYAFSHDLRTPLLANAMNMQAALKGAYGPLPDAYLATLRNGLEANETLLSLADQLLLIARYESGEADQNAAEAEEPQEVRLRELVLSVVRDLAARADARGVTVDTQLDGVSVHGRRHDLRRAVQNLLDNAVKFAQPGGQVLVSLAEQNGEAVINVLDDGPGVPPARQARLFQRFRSGGAGSGTGLGLYLTRRIAEAHGGTVTYTRAARAQSLFTLTLPRHHA is encoded by the coding sequence ATGTGGCCCCGCCTTCCCTCCACGCCCCGCGGGTGGCTGCGGGAACTCTTCCCACCGCCCGCCTTTCCGCTCAGCAACCGGACGGTGTGGACCGTGGCCCTGACTGTGCTGGTCACCGCGCTGCTGGCGGACGTCCTCACGCCGGCGTCCCTGGCGGTCGGCACGGTGCTGAGCGCCTCGGTGGCCTTCGCGGCGCTGGGCACGTCCAAGCGGGCGGTGTGGCAGCTGATGGTCCTCGCGGTCCTCGCGAACATCGTCGCGGGCCTCTGGAACGGCTGCCGGGATGGCCTTCAGCCCGAACACCTCGCCAATCGCGCCGTGAGCATCCTGGCCGTGCTGCTGGTGGGGTTCCTGTCCCTGCGGGCGCGGGAAGCGTCCGAGCGGGCGGCCTCCCTGGCCCACGAAGAGCACGAACTGGCCCGCGAACGCGCCCGGCGTCAGCTCGCCGAGGATCTCGGCGGTCCCCTCGGGCAGGCGGAGTTCGTGGACCGCGCCGCCGGCGCCCTGCTGCGCCTCACCGGGGCGAGCAGCGTGGAGATCGGCGCCGTGGACCGGGCCGTGCTCGTTCAGCCGTATGCGCTGGCCCTGTCGGCCGACCTCGCTCCTCAGGACCACCCGAGCCGCCTGGGCACCCGCGTCCCGCTGGACTTCCTGGCGCACCCGGTGGGGACCGGCGACATGTGGGCCGCGGAGGGGGGCCACGTCCACCTGGCGCGGCTGCGGCGGCCCACGGACGGCGACCTGCTGCTGATCCTGACCGGGCCCAGAACGCCGCCCAGCCGGACAGCCATGGCCATCCGCGCCATGCAGCCCCTGCTGGAACGCACGGCCCTTCTCGACGATCTGCGCCGCAACCGGGAGCAGCTCGCGGAACGTGGGGAACTGCTCCGCGACCTGGTGTACGCCTTTAGCCACGACCTCCGTACGCCGCTGCTGGCGAATGCCATGAATATGCAGGCGGCCCTGAAAGGCGCGTACGGCCCGCTCCCGGACGCGTACCTGGCAACCCTGCGCAACGGCCTGGAAGCGAACGAAACCCTGCTGTCCCTGGCGGACCAGCTGCTGCTCATCGCCCGGTACGAGAGCGGCGAGGCGGACCAGAACGCGGCCGAGGCGGAAGAGCCCCAGGAGGTCCGCCTGCGGGAACTGGTCCTGAGCGTGGTCCGGGATCTCGCCGCGCGCGCGGACGCCCGGGGTGTCACTGTGGACACCCAGCTGGACGGCGTGAGCGTCCATGGGCGGAGACACGACCTGCGCCGCGCCGTGCAGAACCTCTTGGACAATGCCGTGAAGTTCGCCCAGCCGGGCGGGCAGGTCCTGGTCAGTCTCGCCGAGCAGAACGGCGAGGCGGTCATCAACGTGCTTGATGACGGCCCCGGGGTGCCCCCTGCGCGTCAGGCCCGGTTGTTCCAGCGGTTCCGGTCCGGCGGCGCAGGGAGCGGCACCGGCCTGGGCCTGTACCTCACCCGGCGGATCGCGGAAGCCCACGGCGGAACCGTGACCTATACTCGCGCCGCGAGGGCCCAGAGCCTCTTTACCCTGACCCTTCCCCGCCACCATGCCTGA
- a CDS encoding glycoside hydrolase family 36 protein, with the protein MTSPHTWTLPVHPSAVQVLTNGYQSWSEAELRPLTDLQARAAYQWMLDQGQDPAFAPTGEAGVWRSHTLIALIREDGSGWVGCLMNARRTFAHWEARADGNHVTLTCTLEGPAAPVTLEDTADVLGTLEALSARLARNMAARTPPPLRVWCSWYSYYRSVTMADMLDNARQARDAGLPFDVFQLDDGFQADLGDWFEPSAGFGGHARDLPGALQALGFRAGLWLAPFLVGPRSRLRAEHPEWLLQAEDGTPMLLGDNWGGPYHALDTTHPDALAWLRTLAATCREWGYDYLKVDFLYAAAHPGRRHDPAVSRAEAYRMGLQALRDGFGDDGFLLACGAPLAQSIGLVDAMRTGPDVAPLWDEETRRVRLGDAAGPSTRNALHTALSRWYQHTWYQPDPDVMIARREQSLLNDHERGALLGLLDVIGGLRASSDPIHLLDQAGLELLRRSLNISTPDRPRGLTRQWGGAVTHFTRGTFNLMDRRVGDHPPHSFTAGPEGHGQDTGQPAEPVLARS; encoded by the coding sequence ATGACCTCTCCCCATACCTGGACCCTGCCGGTGCACCCCAGCGCCGTGCAGGTCCTCACCAACGGCTACCAGTCCTGGAGCGAAGCCGAGCTCCGGCCCCTCACCGATCTTCAGGCCCGCGCCGCCTACCAATGGATGCTTGACCAGGGTCAGGATCCGGCCTTCGCCCCCACCGGTGAGGCGGGCGTCTGGCGCAGCCACACCCTGATCGCCCTGATTCGCGAGGACGGCAGCGGCTGGGTGGGCTGCCTGATGAACGCCCGGCGCACCTTCGCGCACTGGGAAGCGCGCGCCGACGGCAACCACGTCACCCTGACCTGCACCCTGGAGGGGCCCGCGGCGCCCGTGACCTTAGAAGACACCGCGGACGTGCTGGGCACCCTGGAAGCGCTCAGCGCCCGGCTGGCCCGGAACATGGCCGCCCGCACGCCCCCACCCCTGCGGGTGTGGTGCTCCTGGTACAGCTACTACCGGAGCGTCACGATGGCGGACATGCTGGACAACGCCCGCCAGGCGCGTGACGCCGGCCTGCCGTTCGACGTCTTTCAGCTGGACGACGGCTTTCAGGCCGACCTGGGCGACTGGTTTGAGCCCAGCGCCGGGTTCGGCGGCCACGCCCGTGACCTGCCCGGCGCCCTGCAGGCCCTGGGCTTCCGCGCGGGCCTGTGGCTGGCGCCCTTCCTGGTCGGCCCCCGCTCCCGGCTGCGGGCCGAGCATCCCGAGTGGCTGCTGCAGGCCGAGGACGGCACGCCAATGCTTCTGGGCGACAACTGGGGCGGCCCGTATCACGCCCTCGACACCACGCACCCGGACGCGCTGGCGTGGCTGCGCACCCTCGCGGCCACCTGCCGCGAGTGGGGCTACGACTACCTGAAGGTGGATTTCCTGTATGCCGCCGCCCACCCAGGTCGGCGGCACGACCCGGCCGTCAGCCGGGCCGAGGCCTACCGGATGGGGCTGCAGGCGCTGCGCGACGGGTTCGGGGACGACGGGTTCCTGCTGGCGTGCGGGGCGCCACTGGCGCAGAGCATCGGCCTGGTGGACGCCATGCGCACCGGGCCGGACGTGGCGCCCCTCTGGGATGAGGAAACGCGCCGGGTCCGGCTGGGCGACGCGGCCGGACCCAGCACCCGCAACGCGCTGCACACGGCCCTGTCACGCTGGTACCAGCACACCTGGTACCAGCCGGACCCGGACGTGATGATCGCGCGGCGTGAGCAGAGCCTGCTGAACGACCATGAGCGCGGCGCCCTGCTCGGGCTGCTGGACGTGATCGGGGGCCTGCGTGCGAGCAGTGATCCCATCCACCTGCTCGACCAGGCTGGCCTGGAGTTGCTGCGGCGCAGCCTGAACATCAGCACGCCGGACCGGCCCCGCGGCCTGACCCGGCAGTGGGGCGGCGCGGTCACGCACTTCACACGCGGCACCTTCAACCTGATGGACCGCCGGGTGGGGGACCACCCGCCCCACAGCTTCACGGCAGGGCCAGAGGGACATGGGCAGGACACCGGGCAACCGGCCGAGCCGGTCCTGGCCCGCTCTTGA
- a CDS encoding ABC transporter substrate-binding protein, protein MKKLFLLSALALATAAHAQGSLSGTVTIWSWDVAAKALQSTVPDFNKKYPNVKVNVVDLGNQNVYDRGLAGCAAGGVDLPDIYSIENNEAEVFWARFPNCFTDLNTLGADKLAKAFPAFKWTELTANGKRYAMPWDSGPVAMFYRRDLYQQAGINPASIRTWDDFIAAGRKLNTKFGNKVKMATIANGQDDEWFRMLANQNGCFYFDNDASQVTIARPGCVTALTTIKKLNDAGVLAVGDWGGQITNIKAGKTASAMFGAWYEGTIRTNAPDQKGKWGVYLMPASKAGGVRAANLGGSALAIPSSSKNKEAAFAFLQHALGTTQGQVAMLKSQGLVPSLLAASKDPYVAQGQAYWGNQKVWQTILGTLGDVPQARGTQYFQDARQVMIVVQADYLKGKYKTAQEALTDAARKISSATGLPVAK, encoded by the coding sequence ATGAAGAAACTGTTCCTGCTGTCCGCCCTTGCCCTCGCCACCGCCGCCCACGCCCAGGGCAGCCTGTCCGGCACCGTCACCATCTGGTCCTGGGACGTGGCCGCCAAAGCGCTGCAGAGCACCGTGCCGGACTTCAACAAGAAGTACCCCAACGTCAAGGTGAACGTGGTGGACCTGGGCAACCAGAACGTCTACGACCGCGGCCTGGCCGGCTGCGCGGCCGGTGGCGTGGACCTGCCGGACATCTACAGCATCGAGAACAACGAGGCCGAGGTGTTCTGGGCGCGCTTCCCGAACTGCTTTACCGACCTGAACACCCTGGGCGCCGACAAACTCGCCAAGGCCTTCCCCGCCTTCAAATGGACCGAACTGACCGCCAACGGCAAACGCTATGCCATGCCCTGGGATTCCGGCCCCGTGGCCATGTTCTACCGGCGTGACCTGTACCAGCAGGCGGGCATCAATCCCGCCAGCATCCGCACCTGGGACGACTTCATCGCGGCCGGCCGCAAACTGAACACCAAGTTCGGCAACAAGGTCAAGATGGCCACCATCGCCAACGGCCAGGACGACGAGTGGTTCCGCATGCTGGCCAACCAGAACGGCTGCTTCTACTTCGACAACGACGCCTCCCAGGTGACGATCGCGCGCCCCGGCTGCGTGACGGCGCTGACCACCATCAAGAAGCTCAATGACGCGGGCGTGCTCGCGGTCGGCGACTGGGGCGGTCAGATCACCAACATCAAGGCCGGCAAGACCGCCAGCGCCATGTTCGGCGCGTGGTACGAAGGCACCATCCGCACGAACGCCCCGGACCAGAAAGGCAAGTGGGGCGTGTACCTGATGCCCGCCAGCAAGGCCGGCGGCGTGCGCGCCGCCAACCTGGGGGGCAGCGCGCTGGCCATCCCCAGCAGCAGCAAGAACAAGGAAGCGGCCTTCGCCTTCTTGCAGCACGCCCTGGGCACCACGCAGGGGCAGGTGGCCATGCTCAAGTCCCAGGGCCTCGTGCCCAGCCTGCTGGCCGCCTCCAAGGACCCCTACGTCGCGCAGGGGCAGGCGTACTGGGGCAATCAGAAAGTCTGGCAGACCATCCTGGGCACCCTCGGTGACGTGCCCCAGGCGCGCGGCACCCAGTACTTCCAGGACGCGCGGCAGGTGATGATCGTGGTGCAGGCCGACTACCTCAAGGGCAAGTACAAGACCGCCCAGGAGGCCCTGACCGACGCCGCCCGCAAGATCAGCTCCGCCACCGGCCTCCCGGTCGCCAAGTAA
- a CDS encoding carbohydrate ABC transporter permease yields the protein MTTVSAPPRPRRRRRLSAAPYLFILPYLLIFLTFWAWPIISSFLLSFKDARLGAGAPWSTANWTRLVGDDFFRTALKNTLLILVIQVPSMLMLATGLAVALNSRLLRARGLFRFAFFAPLVVGTVAYSAVFRLLFNTDFGMVNRALTGLGLPAVDWLNQPGPAMAVLILALTWRWTGYNAIILLAGLQGIREELYEAASLDGATPWQQFWKITVPLLRPSLLFCLVLSVIGTLQLFTEPALITNSGPGNATMTLGTYLYQQGFRSFNFGYASAIAYSVAALAAVVSLVQLRLFGRES from the coding sequence ATGACCACTGTTTCCGCGCCGCCCCGCCCCCGGCGCCGGCGCCGCCTGAGCGCGGCGCCCTACCTGTTCATCCTGCCGTACCTGCTGATCTTTCTGACCTTCTGGGCGTGGCCGATCATCAGTTCCTTCCTGCTGAGCTTCAAAGACGCCCGGCTGGGCGCGGGCGCCCCGTGGAGCACAGCCAACTGGACGCGGCTGGTCGGCGACGACTTCTTCCGCACGGCCCTGAAAAACACGCTGCTGATCCTGGTGATTCAGGTGCCGTCCATGCTGATGCTGGCCACCGGCCTGGCCGTGGCCCTGAACAGCCGCCTGCTGCGCGCCCGGGGCCTGTTCCGCTTCGCGTTCTTCGCGCCGCTGGTGGTGGGCACGGTGGCGTACTCGGCCGTGTTCCGCCTGCTGTTCAACACCGACTTCGGCATGGTGAACCGCGCCCTGACCGGGCTGGGCCTGCCGGCCGTGGACTGGCTGAACCAGCCGGGCCCGGCCATGGCCGTCCTGATTCTGGCGCTCACGTGGCGCTGGACCGGCTACAACGCCATCATTCTGCTCGCCGGACTTCAGGGCATCCGGGAGGAGCTGTATGAGGCGGCCTCCCTGGACGGCGCCACGCCCTGGCAGCAGTTCTGGAAGATTACCGTGCCCCTGCTGCGGCCCAGCCTGCTGTTCTGCCTGGTCCTGAGTGTGATCGGCACGCTGCAGCTGTTCACCGAACCGGCCCTGATCACCAACAGCGGCCCCGGCAACGCCACCATGACGCTGGGCACCTACCTGTACCAGCAGGGCTTCCGCAGCTTCAACTTCGGGTACGCCAGCGCCATCGCCTACAGCGTGGCGGCCCTGGCCGCCGTGGTGAGCCTGGTGCAGCTGCGCCTGTTCGGGAGGGAGTCATGA
- a CDS encoding LacI family DNA-binding transcriptional regulator, with protein MRLFDCCTPEAYTSSNRFLKGDIIRKKAPTIYDVAHHAQVSVSTVSRVLNGNSTVNDDLRARVETAMRDLRFRPNRVAQTLYHHRSNTIGCILPDIVNPFFAQIFMQLEVGAFERGYTIILGNTISTRSLERTYLHTLAERQVDGLLFLGGMANDPAPLAEDLHLMQELADRLPIVAVNGDLPQVNIVASVRSDEAGGMQALIDHLHQQGHTDIAFLGGQLDVTTSLEKLEVYRQACAPPHPEWEQLTGLTLDAGAQALQGLLQAPAQPTAAVCINDLVAAGVLTAARERGLRVPQDLSLVGFDDIFVAQVLAPRLTTINHNYAEVARQALDALLAGINGQPPQRNITVPTLLIERESAIPRQPRRRRKAAPVN; from the coding sequence ATGAGGTTGTTTGACTGCTGTACCCCCGAAGCATACACTTCGAGCAACCGGTTTCTCAAGGGGGACATCATCCGCAAGAAAGCCCCAACCATCTACGACGTCGCGCACCACGCGCAGGTGTCCGTCTCCACCGTCTCCCGGGTTCTGAACGGCAACAGCACCGTGAACGACGACCTGCGCGCCCGCGTGGAAACCGCCATGCGGGACCTGCGCTTCCGGCCCAACCGCGTGGCCCAGACCCTGTACCACCACCGCTCCAACACCATCGGCTGCATCCTGCCCGACATCGTCAACCCCTTCTTCGCGCAGATCTTCATGCAGCTGGAAGTGGGCGCCTTCGAACGCGGGTACACCATCATCCTCGGCAACACCATCAGCACCCGCTCCCTGGAACGCACGTACCTGCACACCCTGGCCGAGCGGCAGGTGGACGGCCTGCTGTTCCTGGGCGGGATGGCCAACGACCCGGCCCCCCTGGCCGAGGACCTGCACCTGATGCAGGAACTCGCCGACCGGCTGCCCATCGTGGCGGTCAACGGTGACCTGCCTCAGGTCAACATCGTCGCCAGCGTCCGGTCCGACGAAGCGGGCGGCATGCAGGCCCTGATCGACCACCTGCACCAGCAGGGTCACACCGACATCGCCTTCCTGGGCGGGCAGCTCGACGTCACCACCAGCCTCGAGAAACTGGAGGTCTACCGCCAGGCCTGCGCGCCCCCACATCCCGAATGGGAGCAGCTGACCGGCCTGACCCTCGACGCCGGGGCGCAGGCGCTGCAGGGGCTGCTGCAGGCACCGGCGCAGCCCACCGCAGCGGTGTGCATCAACGACCTCGTGGCCGCCGGCGTCCTGACGGCGGCGCGGGAACGGGGGCTGCGCGTCCCGCAGGACCTGTCACTGGTGGGGTTCGACGACATCTTCGTGGCACAGGTGCTGGCCCCGAGGCTGACCACCATCAACCACAACTACGCGGAGGTGGCGCGCCAGGCGCTGGACGCCCTGCTGGCCGGCATCAACGGTCAACCCCCCCAGCGGAACATCACCGTGCCCACACTGCTGATCGAGCGGGAATCCGCCATCCCCCGGCAGCCCAGGCGCCGCCGCAAGGCGGCTCCGGTGAACTGA
- a CDS encoding response regulator: protein MPEPTETTSAAPVRILLVEDHAFTRDGLRATLNLETDLRVTAEARSGEEALERVGESAVDVAIIDIGLPGMDGIQTAAELKRRHPATRIVMLTAHDLREEVLASLASGADAYCLKSASPDLLLLAVRAAAAGSAYLDPQVAHHVLSGVRAPAGKAPLTAREMEVLRLMADGLPNRDIAAALEVSVSTVKLHVQEILVKLKAADRTQAAVKALRVGWLD, encoded by the coding sequence ATGCCTGAGCCCACCGAGACCACCAGCGCCGCCCCGGTCCGTATCCTGCTCGTCGAGGATCACGCCTTCACCCGGGACGGCCTGAGGGCCACCCTGAACCTGGAAACCGACCTGCGGGTGACCGCCGAGGCCCGCAGCGGCGAAGAAGCCCTCGAACGAGTGGGCGAAAGTGCGGTGGACGTCGCCATCATCGACATCGGCCTGCCAGGCATGGACGGCATTCAGACGGCGGCCGAGCTCAAGCGGCGCCACCCGGCCACGCGGATCGTGATGCTGACCGCCCATGACCTGCGCGAGGAGGTGCTGGCGTCCCTCGCGTCCGGCGCGGACGCGTACTGCCTCAAAAGCGCCTCACCGGACCTGCTGCTGCTCGCGGTCCGGGCGGCCGCGGCGGGCAGCGCGTACCTGGACCCGCAGGTCGCCCATCACGTGCTCAGCGGAGTGCGGGCTCCGGCGGGCAAGGCGCCCCTGACGGCGCGGGAGATGGAAGTGCTGCGCCTGATGGCGGACGGCCTGCCGAACCGCGACATCGCCGCCGCGCTTGAGGTCAGCGTCAGCACGGTGAAGCTGCACGTGCAGGAGATCCTGGTGAAACTCAAGGCGGCGGACCGGACGCAGGCCGCCGTGAAGGCCCTCCGGGTCGGGTGGCTGGATTGA
- a CDS encoding carbohydrate ABC transporter permease: MTVQTQPPTAELARLSARRAQSRRLGSSVLLHAALIPLALLFLAPLYLMVVFSTHPETAIFSPAPPLAPGGAFRENFQQLQADTNFLRTLLNSVVIASVYTAVSMLLTSMAGYAFSKFNFAGRNVLFGLILATLTIPSFVTIIPQFILVARDLHLSNTYWAVILPTLANTIGIFYMRQAFQTVPDDLLHAARIDGASEWRTFWQVALPVVRPALAALAILLFLASWNDYLWPLIVLTQKDSYTMPVALGTLVGLTRVSWGALMVGTTIATLPFLALFLALQRHFVAGIAGGAVKD, encoded by the coding sequence ATGACCGTTCAGACCCAGCCGCCCACCGCGGAACTGGCCCGCCTCTCGGCCCGCCGCGCGCAGTCGCGCCGGCTGGGCAGCTCCGTGCTGCTGCACGCTGCCCTGATTCCGCTCGCCCTGCTGTTTCTGGCGCCGCTGTACCTGATGGTGGTGTTCAGCACCCACCCGGAAACGGCGATCTTCAGTCCCGCGCCCCCGCTGGCGCCGGGCGGCGCGTTCCGCGAGAACTTCCAGCAGTTGCAGGCCGACACGAACTTCCTGCGCACCCTGCTCAACAGCGTGGTGATCGCCTCGGTCTACACGGCCGTGAGCATGCTGCTGACCAGCATGGCCGGATACGCCTTCTCGAAATTCAACTTTGCCGGGCGCAACGTGCTGTTCGGCCTGATTCTGGCCACGCTGACCATTCCCAGTTTCGTGACGATCATTCCGCAGTTCATCCTGGTGGCCCGCGACCTGCACCTGAGCAACACCTACTGGGCGGTCATTCTGCCCACCCTGGCCAACACCATCGGCATCTTCTACATGCGGCAGGCCTTCCAGACCGTGCCGGACGACCTGCTGCACGCCGCGCGCATCGACGGCGCCAGCGAGTGGCGCACCTTCTGGCAGGTGGCCCTGCCGGTCGTCCGCCCGGCCCTGGCGGCCCTGGCCATCCTGCTGTTCCTGGCCAGCTGGAACGACTACCTGTGGCCGCTGATCGTCCTCACCCAGAAAGACAGCTACACCATGCCCGTCGCCCTGGGCACCCTGGTGGGCCTCACGCGCGTGTCGTGGGGCGCCCTGATGGTCGGCACGACCATCGCCACCCTGCCGTTCCTGGCCCTGTTCCTGGCCCTGCAGCGCCACTTCGTGGCGGGCATCGCCGGCGGCGCGGTCAAGGACTGA
- a CDS encoding beta-galactosidase: MFEIQPFGGIIYGADYNPEQWPRDTWRDDARLMNEAGVNLVSLGIFSWAHLEPRPGEYDFTWLDEVMDLLHEHGINVNLATATASPPPWLSLKYPDSRPVTADGVRLEVGARQLYCPSHQPFRAHARQLVEQIAQRYGPHPALKLWHINNEYGCHVDQCFCALCAEAFRAWLQGKYHTLDALNDAWGTAFWSQRYGDWAEIQPPRRAPTFANPTQQLDWRRFSSDNILELYRMEAGVVRAVTPHIPVTTNFLGFIPGLDYFKWAQEEDVVSLDAYPDPAGPHPHLEAGMSYDMMRSLRGGQRWILMEQAPSAVNWRPYNAPKRPGLMRMLNHQALAHGASGLMFFQWRASRAGAEKFHSGMVQHVGPARSRVWEEIRSLGQELRTLTRLTGAQVPARAAIMFDWNSWWALNVDSKPAVLPLLPLVQKWYAALRSLGQNVDFVHPDGDLQGYDLVVMPNQYLLAQGSAQNIRQFVDGGGTLVTGFFSGIVDEHEHIQLGGYPALLTDVLGLWVEEWVVLPPGEHNRVRFGAQGEAHDVLHWAEVIHPEGAETLATFEQDFIAGQPAVTRHGYGAGRAYYVGGDLPQAALAQVFEEALTHAGVPTCRLPDTVSLSVSRLGGRSVLHLLNAHPTQALAVTLPAGGVHFEDGRPAAPSLTLPPYGVTLIEFEGEVALDELQLTQAPAALTLSH, from the coding sequence ATGTTCGAGATCCAGCCCTTTGGCGGCATCATTTACGGCGCGGACTACAACCCGGAGCAGTGGCCCCGCGACACCTGGCGTGACGACGCCCGGCTCATGAACGAGGCCGGCGTGAACCTCGTGTCCCTGGGCATCTTCTCCTGGGCGCACCTGGAACCCCGTCCGGGCGAATACGACTTCACGTGGCTGGACGAGGTGATGGACCTGCTGCACGAGCACGGGATCAACGTCAACCTCGCCACCGCCACCGCCTCCCCGCCACCCTGGCTGTCCCTGAAATACCCGGACTCCAGACCCGTCACAGCCGACGGCGTGCGGCTGGAGGTGGGCGCGCGGCAGCTGTACTGCCCGAGCCACCAGCCGTTCCGGGCGCACGCGCGGCAGCTCGTCGAGCAGATCGCGCAGCGGTACGGGCCGCACCCGGCCCTGAAGCTCTGGCACATCAACAACGAGTACGGCTGCCACGTGGACCAGTGCTTCTGCGCCCTGTGCGCCGAGGCGTTCCGGGCGTGGCTGCAGGGCAAGTACCACACGCTCGACGCCCTGAATGACGCGTGGGGCACCGCGTTCTGGAGCCAGCGGTACGGCGACTGGGCCGAGATCCAGCCGCCCCGCCGGGCGCCCACCTTCGCCAATCCCACGCAGCAGCTCGACTGGCGGCGCTTCAGCAGCGACAACATCCTGGAGCTCTACCGCATGGAAGCGGGCGTGGTGCGGGCCGTCACGCCCCACATTCCCGTGACCACCAACTTCCTGGGCTTCATTCCCGGGCTGGACTACTTCAAATGGGCGCAGGAGGAGGACGTGGTGTCCCTGGACGCCTACCCGGACCCGGCGGGCCCCCACCCGCACCTGGAAGCGGGCATGAGTTACGACATGATGCGCTCCCTGCGCGGCGGGCAGCGCTGGATCCTGATGGAGCAGGCGCCCAGCGCCGTGAACTGGCGGCCCTACAACGCCCCCAAGCGGCCCGGGCTGATGCGCATGCTCAACCACCAGGCGCTGGCCCACGGGGCGAGCGGGCTGATGTTCTTCCAGTGGCGGGCCTCCCGGGCCGGCGCGGAAAAATTCCACAGCGGCATGGTGCAGCACGTGGGCCCAGCCCGCTCCCGCGTGTGGGAGGAGATCCGGTCACTCGGCCAGGAGCTGCGGACCCTGACCCGGCTGACGGGGGCGCAGGTGCCGGCGCGCGCCGCGATCATGTTCGACTGGAACAGCTGGTGGGCGCTGAACGTGGACAGCAAACCGGCGGTGTTGCCGCTGCTGCCCCTGGTGCAGAAGTGGTACGCGGCGCTGCGCAGCCTGGGCCAGAACGTGGATTTCGTGCATCCGGACGGCGACCTTCAAGGCTACGACCTCGTGGTCATGCCCAACCAGTACCTGCTGGCCCAGGGCAGCGCCCAGAACATCCGCCAGTTCGTGGACGGCGGGGGAACGCTCGTCACGGGCTTTTTCAGCGGCATCGTGGACGAGCACGAGCACATTCAACTCGGCGGCTACCCGGCCCTTCTCACGGACGTGCTGGGCCTGTGGGTGGAGGAATGGGTGGTGCTGCCGCCCGGTGAGCACAACCGCGTGCGCTTCGGCGCCCAGGGCGAAGCCCACGACGTGCTGCACTGGGCCGAAGTCATTCACCCGGAAGGCGCCGAGACGCTCGCGACCTTCGAGCAGGACTTCATCGCCGGCCAGCCGGCCGTGACCCGGCACGGCTACGGGGCGGGACGCGCGTACTACGTCGGGGGCGACCTGCCTCAGGCCGCGCTGGCCCAGGTGTTCGAGGAGGCGCTGACCCACGCGGGCGTCCCCACCTGCCGCCTGCCCGACACGGTGAGCCTCTCCGTCTCCCGGCTGGGTGGCCGCTCGGTTCTGCACCTCCTCAACGCCCATCCCACGCAGGCCCTGGCGGTCACCCTGCCCGCCGGTGGCGTGCACTTCGAGGACGGCCGCCCGGCCGCACCTTCACTCACGCTGCCGCCCTACGGCGTGACCCTCATCGAATTCGAAGGCGAGGTGGCGCTTGATGAGCTGCAGCTCACGCAGGCGCCCGCGGCCCTGACGCTGAGCCACTAG